From the genome of Candidatus Electrothrix communis, one region includes:
- a CDS encoding ATP-dependent Clp protease proteolytic subunit — MIDTVYISFCQDIQRNPVDRLVTTCNFAISSYKPRDIHILFASGGGHIGLGLSLFAFLKSLPVNIITHAAANVDSCAVNVFLAGRERYLTKTASFMIHPSTKSFKKDVSLSINELRLELITLKQDQDKIISHLSEHSNLSREDAEKYVTLGVSLNSSQALDAGIAHEIKEFEMKKDCPFIQV, encoded by the coding sequence GTGATTGATACAGTTTACATAAGTTTTTGCCAAGATATCCAAAGAAACCCTGTTGACAGACTTGTGACCACATGTAATTTTGCAATCAGTTCATATAAGCCTAGAGATATCCACATATTGTTTGCATCAGGCGGTGGACACATTGGCCTTGGTCTTTCTTTGTTTGCTTTTCTAAAATCTCTTCCAGTAAATATTATTACACATGCTGCGGCTAATGTAGATTCCTGCGCTGTGAATGTATTTCTAGCTGGAAGAGAAAGGTATCTGACTAAAACCGCATCGTTTATGATTCATCCTTCTACGAAGTCTTTTAAGAAAGATGTCTCATTGTCTATCAATGAGTTGAGGCTTGAACTGATAACGTTAAAGCAAGATCAAGACAAAATAATCAGCCACCTTTCGGAACATAGCAATTTATCAAGAGAAGATGCTGAAAAATATGTAACGCTCGGCGTCAGCCTTAATTCATCTCAAGCTCTTGATGCCGGAATAGCTCATGAGATAAAGGAGTTTGAAATGAAGAAAGATTGCCCGTTTATTCAAGTGTAA
- a CDS encoding FAD-dependent oxidoreductase: MSKRIGFYICHCGINIAYKVRVEEVAQYAATLPGVVVARDYLFMCSDPGQELVENDIKEHNLDCVVVASCSPRMHEKTFRAVCQRAGLNPYKAFHMVCVREHVSWVTETEDEATEKAKIVVRAGITRVPKQKPLTPGKFSVNTNTLVVGGGIAGMQASLDIAKAGFKVYLVEKGSTVGNHMLQYDKTFPTLDCAACIGTPKMVAVGQHPNIELITHAKVKEVNGFVGNFKVKVDKKPRYVQEGLCTGCGDCAKVCPITRPNEWDVGIANRKAIYRSFPQAVPITYIIDKKGTPPCKATCPAHVSIQGFIALMELGKYKEAVRLFKKDHPFPAICGRVCHHPCEGACTRGDIEQPMAIQSLHRYLADLDLNSDEPYLPEIAKKREEKVAVVGSGPAGLTAAYYLAQKGYQVTIFEKLPVKGGMMAVGIPEYRLPRDILAKEIGIIEKLGVAIQTNTAFGKDVTVEGLKKEGYKALFIGTGLHGSRNLGVSGENMKGILSGVAFLRNVALGKDVDVGKEVLVIGGGNVAVDVALTAKRMGGEKITMVCLEKRDEMPAWDYEVAEALEEKVDIINSLGPKHFIGEENICNGVEFKRCTAVFDENGAFNPQYDEAELTTLNADTVIVAIGQSGELDFADSQNIAVTNRGGLDVDPLTCQSRADWIFAGGDAVYGPKSVVEAIESGKQAAESIDRFLNGRVVDEDREKTWNYVKPELNGQKSIKREEPPVLPVRERAGNFKEITGSLTEEQVKQEVTRCVECGVCSECYQCVDACMPNAINHDMQPEILEFDVGSIVVATGFDLMDPTPMVQYGYGRHRNVFTSFEFERLSNATGPTSGKLLIRDDNNEFTKVPKSVAILHCIGSRDNNHHEYCSRVCCMYALKFAHLLKDKCGHDTEIYNFYIDMRCFGKGYEEFYKKVQAEGVRMIRGKAGKISELEDKTLVVRAEDTLSGRMIEVNVEMAILCMAMEPRVDSLDVARTFGIATGATGFFQEEHPKMEPVSTASSGVFLAGTCQGPKDIADTVAQAKGAAAECLALSSSGTVEISPMVSGIDPDICVGCQACIGLCAYGAIEYNPYKGVSTVNEAVCKGCGSCAGHCPSGAAKIKHFTDKQIFAEIDGLLQ; the protein is encoded by the coding sequence ATGTCTAAGCGCATTGGATTTTATATTTGTCACTGCGGAATCAATATTGCCTATAAGGTGCGCGTCGAAGAGGTGGCTCAGTACGCAGCCACCCTGCCCGGCGTGGTCGTGGCACGCGATTACCTTTTTATGTGTTCTGATCCGGGCCAGGAACTTGTTGAAAACGACATCAAGGAACATAACCTTGATTGTGTTGTTGTCGCCTCCTGCTCCCCCCGGATGCATGAAAAGACCTTTCGCGCCGTCTGTCAGCGAGCTGGACTGAACCCCTACAAGGCCTTCCATATGGTCTGTGTTCGTGAGCATGTCTCCTGGGTCACGGAAACAGAAGACGAGGCCACGGAAAAGGCCAAGATCGTGGTCAGGGCCGGTATCACCCGTGTTCCCAAACAGAAACCGCTTACTCCGGGGAAATTTTCCGTCAACACCAACACCTTGGTGGTGGGCGGCGGTATTGCCGGCATGCAGGCTTCCTTGGATATTGCCAAGGCTGGCTTCAAGGTCTATCTGGTGGAAAAAGGCTCCACAGTGGGCAATCATATGCTCCAGTACGACAAGACCTTCCCCACTCTGGATTGCGCTGCCTGTATCGGTACCCCGAAAATGGTTGCTGTGGGCCAGCACCCCAATATCGAGTTAATCACCCATGCCAAGGTGAAAGAGGTCAACGGCTTTGTCGGCAACTTCAAAGTCAAGGTCGATAAAAAGCCCAGATACGTGCAGGAGGGGCTCTGCACCGGCTGCGGCGACTGCGCCAAAGTCTGTCCGATTACCCGGCCCAATGAGTGGGATGTGGGTATTGCCAACCGTAAAGCCATCTATCGCTCCTTTCCCCAGGCTGTGCCCATCACCTATATTATAGACAAGAAAGGCACTCCTCCCTGCAAGGCCACCTGTCCGGCCCATGTTAGCATTCAGGGTTTTATCGCCCTGATGGAGTTGGGAAAATATAAAGAAGCCGTGCGTCTCTTTAAAAAAGATCATCCCTTTCCCGCCATCTGCGGTCGGGTCTGTCACCATCCCTGTGAAGGGGCCTGCACGCGCGGCGATATTGAGCAACCCATGGCCATCCAGAGCCTGCATCGCTATCTTGCTGATCTTGATTTGAATTCAGATGAACCGTATCTTCCTGAGATTGCCAAGAAACGGGAAGAAAAAGTGGCTGTGGTCGGCTCAGGCCCTGCCGGTTTGACTGCTGCCTATTATCTGGCCCAGAAAGGGTATCAGGTCACGATCTTTGAGAAACTACCGGTCAAGGGCGGGATGATGGCGGTGGGTATTCCGGAATATCGCCTGCCACGGGATATCCTGGCTAAGGAAATCGGGATCATAGAAAAGCTGGGCGTTGCTATTCAAACAAATACAGCCTTTGGCAAGGACGTGACTGTTGAAGGGCTGAAAAAAGAAGGGTATAAGGCCCTGTTCATCGGAACCGGCCTGCACGGCTCCCGTAATCTGGGTGTTTCCGGCGAAAACATGAAGGGCATTCTCTCAGGCGTGGCTTTTCTCCGCAATGTGGCCCTGGGCAAGGATGTTGATGTAGGCAAAGAGGTGCTGGTGATCGGCGGCGGTAACGTAGCCGTTGATGTGGCCCTGACTGCCAAGAGGATGGGCGGAGAAAAGATCACTATGGTCTGTCTGGAAAAACGGGACGAGATGCCTGCCTGGGATTATGAGGTTGCCGAGGCCTTGGAGGAAAAGGTCGATATTATCAATTCCCTGGGTCCGAAGCACTTTATTGGAGAGGAGAATATTTGTAACGGTGTGGAGTTTAAACGCTGCACAGCTGTCTTTGATGAAAACGGTGCCTTTAACCCGCAATACGATGAAGCGGAGCTGACCACCCTGAATGCGGATACCGTGATCGTGGCCATTGGCCAGAGCGGTGAGCTTGACTTTGCCGATTCCCAGAATATCGCAGTCACCAACAGGGGTGGGCTAGATGTTGATCCCCTGACCTGTCAGTCTCGGGCAGACTGGATTTTTGCCGGCGGTGATGCCGTATACGGTCCGAAATCCGTGGTTGAGGCCATTGAATCCGGGAAGCAGGCTGCAGAAAGCATTGATCGCTTTCTTAACGGCAGGGTCGTGGATGAAGACCGGGAAAAAACCTGGAATTATGTCAAGCCGGAGCTGAACGGGCAAAAGTCGATCAAGCGGGAGGAGCCTCCGGTTCTGCCGGTGCGGGAACGGGCCGGAAACTTTAAGGAGATCACCGGCTCACTCACCGAGGAGCAGGTGAAACAGGAAGTTACCCGCTGTGTTGAATGCGGGGTCTGTTCGGAATGCTACCAATGTGTTGACGCCTGCATGCCAAATGCCATTAATCATGATATGCAACCGGAGATCCTGGAATTTGATGTGGGGTCCATTGTCGTGGCAACCGGTTTTGATCTCATGGATCCGACGCCCATGGTCCAATACGGCTACGGCAGGCATCGCAACGTTTTTACCAGTTTTGAGTTTGAACGCCTGAGCAACGCCACTGGTCCGACCTCCGGCAAGCTGCTTATTCGGGATGATAACAATGAGTTCACTAAGGTCCCCAAGAGTGTGGCTATCCTGCACTGTATCGGCAGTCGCGATAATAATCACCACGAGTACTGTTCCAGGGTCTGCTGTATGTACGCCCTGAAATTCGCCCATCTGCTCAAGGATAAATGCGGGCATGATACGGAAATTTATAATTTCTATATTGATATGCGCTGCTTCGGTAAGGGGTATGAGGAATTCTACAAAAAGGTCCAGGCCGAAGGGGTCCGCATGATCCGAGGTAAGGCGGGCAAGATTAGCGAACTGGAAGACAAGACCCTGGTGGTCCGGGCCGAGGATACCTTGTCTGGTCGGATGATTGAGGTAAATGTGGAGATGGCTATCCTCTGTATGGCTATGGAACCGCGTGTGGATTCCCTGGATGTTGCCCGCACCTTTGGCATCGCCACCGGCGCAACTGGTTTCTTTCAGGAAGAGCATCCGAAAATGGAGCCGGTCTCCACTGCGTCCAGCGGCGTCTTTCTGGCCGGAACCTGCCAGGGGCCCAAGGATATTGCGGACACAGTGGCCCAGGCCAAGGGTGCAGCAGCTGAGTGCTTGGCCTTGAGTTCCTCAGGCACGGTTGAAATTTCTCCCATGGTTTCAGGCATTGATCCAGATATCTGCGTCGGTTGTCAGGCCTGTATTGGCTTATGTGCCTACGGTGCCATTGAGTATAATCCCTATAAGGGGGTCAGTACGGTCAATGAGGCAGTCTGTAAGGGCTGCGGAAGCTGCGCTGGCCATTGTCCCAGTGGTGCTGCCAAGATTAAGCATTTCACGGATAAGCAGATTTTTGCTGAGATTGACGGGTTGTTGCAATAG
- a CDS encoding 4Fe-4S binding protein produces MSNFTTVSYKKDELNKELAKLFTTLLEQKTVDGIMVPCRQPSGTVMQTLITDPAQTAQVDPFAPVVPVSSAKLASSLTAKPSGKKIALVMRSCEIRALIELVKLNQANLDDTLLIAQDCFGRFENKDFYTLQEKNLTAESFIQAAQGGTTATDGLDVIEACTVCEHPVAANADIRLCLIGADSGTFGVEGVSAKGEQAVSDMGLSGNDGEGKRADALKTLVAARQEAFQQKFKEYQENINSFQALEENMAKCVNCYNCRVSCPVCYCKECVFVTDTFRHDGEQFLGWANHKGNLKMPTDTVFYHMTRMTHIGNFCVGCGQCTSACPNDVKLTMAFRSAAKVSQERFDYEAGRSLDEAQPLTVFHDDELVEVTGQVK; encoded by the coding sequence ATGTCCAACTTCACCACAGTATCCTATAAGAAAGATGAATTGAATAAGGAGCTGGCCAAGCTCTTTACCACCCTGCTGGAACAAAAAACCGTGGACGGGATCATGGTGCCCTGCCGCCAGCCCTCGGGCACAGTCATGCAGACCCTGATCACCGATCCGGCCCAAACCGCTCAGGTTGATCCCTTTGCCCCGGTGGTACCAGTAAGTTCAGCTAAACTGGCCTCCTCCCTGACTGCAAAGCCTTCCGGTAAAAAAATTGCATTGGTAATGCGTTCCTGTGAGATCCGGGCCCTGATTGAGCTGGTCAAGCTGAATCAGGCCAACCTGGACGACACCTTGCTCATTGCCCAGGACTGTTTCGGCAGATTTGAGAATAAAGATTTTTACACCTTGCAGGAAAAGAACCTCACAGCGGAATCCTTTATCCAAGCTGCGCAGGGCGGGACAACTGCGACCGACGGCCTGGATGTGATTGAGGCCTGCACTGTCTGCGAACATCCGGTTGCAGCCAACGCGGACATTCGCCTCTGCCTGATCGGGGCCGACTCCGGAACCTTCGGAGTTGAGGGCGTGAGCGCGAAAGGCGAACAGGCAGTCAGTGATATGGGCCTGTCCGGCAACGATGGAGAAGGCAAACGAGCCGATGCTCTGAAGACCCTGGTTGCGGCCCGTCAGGAGGCCTTTCAGCAGAAGTTCAAAGAGTATCAGGAAAATATCAACAGCTTTCAGGCCCTGGAAGAGAACATGGCCAAATGCGTTAACTGCTATAACTGCCGGGTATCCTGTCCGGTTTGTTATTGCAAGGAATGCGTGTTTGTCACAGATACCTTCCGCCATGACGGTGAGCAGTTCCTGGGTTGGGCCAACCATAAGGGCAACCTGAAAATGCCCACAGATACGGTCTTCTATCATATGACCCGGATGACCCATATCGGCAATTTCTGCGTGGGTTGCGGCCAATGCACCAGTGCCTGTCCCAATGATGTCAAGCTGACGATGGCCTTCAGATCAGCAGCCAAAGTCTCCCAGGAGCGCTTTGACTACGAGGCGGGCAGATCCCTGGATGAGGCTCAGCCGTTAACCGTATTTCACGATGATGAACTGGTTGAAGTGACCGGCCAGGTAAAATAG
- a CDS encoding cell division protein ZapB, with protein sequence MGIIYNLLKDIPVSAALAERIKIIEAEVDKIKDENTALKEEKDDLLVRISQLEQERSEQNSSENEFAEHCGVKFKRVPSGEYDKTIPYCPDCEKAMFANHRLPRITHECSSCGFRAPFTARQIQSVTKDLFS encoded by the coding sequence ATGGGGATTATTTACAACTTGCTCAAAGATATTCCGGTCAGTGCCGCCCTCGCCGAGAGAATTAAAATAATTGAGGCCGAGGTAGATAAAATCAAAGATGAAAACACAGCTCTTAAGGAAGAAAAAGACGACCTTTTGGTGAGAATTTCACAACTTGAACAAGAACGTTCTGAACAAAATTCTTCAGAAAACGAGTTTGCCGAGCACTGCGGGGTTAAATTCAAAAGAGTCCCTTCAGGTGAATATGACAAAACGATACCTTATTGCCCAGATTGCGAAAAAGCGATGTTTGCCAACCATAGATTGCCAAGAATTACTCATGAGTGTTCCTCTTGTGGTTTTCGAGCACCTTTCACGGCAAGACAAATTCAATCAGTAACAAAAGACCTGTTTAGTTAA
- a CDS encoding hydrogenase iron-sulfur subunit, with protein MSEFEPKIVAFFCNWCTFTAADLAGTSRMTYPPNLKIIRVMCSGMVDPKYVIKAFLDGADGVLIGGCWPGDCHYINGNLKARRRVAHLTEILSQYGIGKDRFWLRWIAASEGIMLQEVAKEMTEKIKAIGPSPIKNQQEAA; from the coding sequence ATGAGTGAGTTTGAACCGAAAATCGTCGCCTTTTTCTGCAATTGGTGCACGTTTACCGCAGCCGATCTGGCCGGTACGTCCCGGATGACCTATCCGCCGAATCTTAAAATCATCCGCGTGATGTGCAGCGGCATGGTGGACCCCAAATATGTCATCAAGGCATTTCTGGACGGTGCGGACGGCGTTCTGATCGGAGGCTGCTGGCCCGGTGACTGCCATTACATCAACGGCAATCTCAAGGCAAGAAGGAGGGTCGCTCACCTGACCGAAATCCTCAGCCAGTACGGCATCGGCAAAGATCGTTTCTGGCTGCGCTGGATCGCTGCCAGCGAGGGCATCATGCTGCAAGAAGTGGCCAAGGAAATGACGGAAAAAATCAAGGCCATCGGCCCGAGCCCCATTAAGAACCAACAGGAAGCGGCCTGA